One Spodoptera frugiperda isolate SF20-4 chromosome 30, AGI-APGP_CSIRO_Sfru_2.0, whole genome shotgun sequence genomic window carries:
- the LOC118270014 gene encoding uncharacterized protein LOC118270014 isoform X1 — protein MKRSTSTNDSFSASSTQSFPKSLQNIFPDDEIEDVVGEVKLSESQKSVAMSNVYSMDFTDSSSSEKHNSSGMETYILEWDSEDSESSALQGNLSIISVKDSRPTKPILVNKDAQCDVTKKISKSSSTSLNKCSIFAQEIFTQTSKTIIELAESDGAIRKIDSKTLETQTSFISITENKTFEYRIEVSGAAQNLIRNDVGDSGDNYLDVVTPQQIFPTSIDDGSSKFVTSETDNEKSDDGTSNNSSCSNDKLADIVNDDFKDNDLLYDESNEDRYEITSEFEQSPNISDMEEDSLMEIKAKDSKVDNESDTCNTPISVDNDVAELYTKLSETVEFYMPNQEQEKRRIIGYLTPLTEESIVKKDSTGEMECSSSNNIIDLTADDNDVLFTNNAGIKVKLFPKSESNKEIESFKLPPIQGNHNNSDGNLNFLFNGKGSNKNSSPGDDRRDRNLNRNMDRWEIGTKDLASGESPLISGRSDAERASHGSVQLPPIHAEGHGTHSPSKLDQHLSNSSKTDAVSSEPTLPISIKEKIRELKMSHRPRNSWTNSKYTYGSGSRSGSPSTVSPDESRVTDAAERGCELVCIELLKKLRSQSWFEVADSLEDLPRLMDKFWGIIAEHRIADLIRQVTAHVESPRTQVARAACNTLASILKNTNYTKKPDFYEAVTILLIKTGSFSRPVRRAANVALDDIVCGVDLSHAITALCIHGASHKSALVRCAAARLLVVCCALGGGGRDLLRTRPPTAACARKHALRSLALLLDDKSTEARKYAERLYSMLRPLANFEAYYLTDVDLDTASRQMKKYDQLLLCGPPETR, from the exons ATGAAGAGAAGTACCAGCACGAACGATTCCTTCAGCGCAAGCAGCACTCAATCCTTCCCAAAATCTCTGCAAAACATATTTCCGGATGATGAAATAGAAGACGTTGTGGGCGAAGTTAAACTTTCAGAATCACAAAAAAGTGTAGCCATGTCAAATGTATACTCTATGGACTTCACGGACAGTAGTAGCTCAGAGAAACACAACTCCTCAGGCATGGAAACGTATATCTTAGAGTGGGACAGTGAGGACAGCGAATCTTCAGCTCTACAGGGCAATCTCAGCATCATCAGCGTGAAGGACAGTAGGCCAACCAAACCTATTCTTGTCAACAAAGACGCACAATGTGATGTCACGAAGAAAATAAGTAAATCTTCCTCCACCAGTCTAAACAAATGCTCCATCTTCGCACAAGAAATATTCACACAAACCAGTAAAACTATCATAGAGCTAGCTGAAAGTGACGGCGCGATCAGAAAGATCGACAGTAAAACGTTAGAAACACAAACTTCCTTTATATCCATAACAGAAAACAAAACTTTCGAGTACAGAATAGAAGTATCTGGTGCCGcacaaaatttaattagaaacgaTGTCGGTGACTCAGGCGACAACTATCTTGATGTTGTAACCCCACAACAAATATTCCCGACCTCCATCGACGATGGTTCATCAAAATTCGTAACATCCGAAACAGATAACGAAAAGTCTGATGACGGTACCAGTAATAATAGTTCGTGCAGTAACGACAAGCTCGCGGACATAGTCAATGACGATTTCAAAGACAACGACCTGCTATATGACGAGTCAAATGAAGATCGGTACGAGATCACCAGTGAATTTGAACAATCGCCAAATATCAGTGATATGGAGGAAGATTCACTCATGGAAATTAAAGCTAAAGATAGTAAAGTTGACAATGAGAGTGACACCTGCAACACGCCAATATCTGTTGATAATGATGTTGCTGAACTGTACACTAAATTATCTGAAACCGTAGAATTCTACATGCCGAACCAGGAACAAGAAAAGAGACGTATTATTGGGTACTTGACTCCTTTGACTGAGGAGTCAATTGTTAAGAAAGATAGTACAGGGGAAATGGAATGTAGTTCGTCTAACAACATCATAGACCTGACCGCAGACGACAACGACGTGCTGTTCACGAACAATGCTGGAATAAAAGTCAAATTATTCCCCAAAAGTGAATCTAACAAAGAAATTGAAAGTTTCAAGTTGCCCCCCATACAGGGGAACCACAATAACTCTGATGGCAACttgaactttttatttaatggtaaaGGATCGAACAAGAATAGCTCACCGGGTGATGATCGAAGGGACAGGAATCTGAATAGAAATATGGATAGATGGGAGATAGGAACTAAGGATCTGGCGTCAGGAGAGAGTCCACTGATTAGTGGAAGAAGTG ACGCTGAGAGAGCGTCTCACGGGTCCGTGCAGCTGCCCCCAATACATGCGGAAGGACACGGGACGCACAGCCCCAGTAAACTTGATCAGCACTTGAGCAACTCGAGCAAGACAGACGCTGTGTCCTCGGAACCCACCTTGCCAATCAGTATTAAGGAGAAGATCAGAGAGCTGAAGATGAGTCACAGGCCACGAAACTCTTGGACTAATTCTAAGTATACGTA TGGATCAGGCAGTAGAAGCGGGTCTCCCAGCACGGTGTCTCCTGATGAGAGCCGGGTGACTGACGCTGCGGAGCGAGGGTGTGAGCTCGTCTGCATTGAGCTGCTCAAGAAACTGCGCTCGCAGTCTTG GTTTGAAGTAGCAGACTCGTTAGAGGACCTTCCTCGTCTGATGGACAAGTTTTGGGGCATCATAGCGGAGCATAGAATTGCAGATCTTATACGACAA GTGACGGCACACGTGGAGTCACCGAGGACGCAGGTAGCGCGCGCCGCCTGCAATACTCTCGCCTCCATACTCAAAAATACCAATTACACAAAGAAACCG GACTTTTACGAAGCAgtgacaatattattaataaagacTGGCAGCTTCAGTCGACCCGTGAGACGTGCTGCCAACGTGGCTCTGGACGATATAGTCTGTGGCGTGGACTTGAGCCATGCAATCACTGCTCTGTGCATACATGGCGCtag TCACAAGAGTGCGCTAGTGCGGTGCGCGGCCGCGCGCCTGCTAGTGGTGTGCTGTGCACTGGGGGGCGGGGGGCGGGACTTGCTGCGCACACGCCCGCCCACCGCCGCCTGCGCACGCAAGCACGCGCTCCGCTCACTCGCTTTGCTGCTTGATGATAAAAGCACTGAAGCCAG AAAATACGCCGAACGTTTGTACTCAATGTTGCGACCGCTTGCAAACTTCGAGGCTTACTACCTAACCGATGTGGACCTGGACACGGCGTCGCGGCAGATGAAGAAATACGACCAGCTGCTGCTGTGCGGCCCGCCGGAGACCAGGTGA
- the LOC118270014 gene encoding uncharacterized protein LOC118270014 isoform X2: MKRSTSTNDSFSASSTQSFPKSLQNIFPDDEIEDVVGEVKLSESQKSVAMSNVYSMDFTDSSSSEKHNSSGMETYILEWDSEDSESSALQGNLSIISVKDSRPTKPILVNKDAQCDVTKKISKSSSTSLNKCSIFAQEIFTQTSKTIIELAESDGAIRKIDSKTLETQTSFISITENKTFEYRIEVSGAAQNLIRNDVGDSGDNYLDVVTPQQIFPTSIDDGSSKFVTSETDNEKSDDGTSNNSSCSNDKLADIVNDDFKDNDLLYDESNEDRYEITSEFEQSPNISDMEEDSLMEIKAKDSKVDNESDTCNTPISVDNDVAELYTKLSETVEFYMPNQEQEKRRIIGYLTPLTEESIVKKDSTGEMECSSSNNIIDLTADDNDVLFTNNAGIKVKLFPKSESNKEIESFKLPPIQGNHNNSDGNLNFLFNGKGSNKNSSPGDDRRDRNLNRNMDRWEIGTKDLASGESPLISGRSDAERASHGSVQLPPIHAEGHGTHSPSKLDQHLSNSSKTDAVSSEPTLPISIKEKIRELKMSHRPRNSWTNSNGSGSRSGSPSTVSPDESRVTDAAERGCELVCIELLKKLRSQSWFEVADSLEDLPRLMDKFWGIIAEHRIADLIRQVTAHVESPRTQVARAACNTLASILKNTNYTKKPDFYEAVTILLIKTGSFSRPVRRAANVALDDIVCGVDLSHAITALCIHGASHKSALVRCAAARLLVVCCALGGGGRDLLRTRPPTAACARKHALRSLALLLDDKSTEARKYAERLYSMLRPLANFEAYYLTDVDLDTASRQMKKYDQLLLCGPPETR, from the exons ATGAAGAGAAGTACCAGCACGAACGATTCCTTCAGCGCAAGCAGCACTCAATCCTTCCCAAAATCTCTGCAAAACATATTTCCGGATGATGAAATAGAAGACGTTGTGGGCGAAGTTAAACTTTCAGAATCACAAAAAAGTGTAGCCATGTCAAATGTATACTCTATGGACTTCACGGACAGTAGTAGCTCAGAGAAACACAACTCCTCAGGCATGGAAACGTATATCTTAGAGTGGGACAGTGAGGACAGCGAATCTTCAGCTCTACAGGGCAATCTCAGCATCATCAGCGTGAAGGACAGTAGGCCAACCAAACCTATTCTTGTCAACAAAGACGCACAATGTGATGTCACGAAGAAAATAAGTAAATCTTCCTCCACCAGTCTAAACAAATGCTCCATCTTCGCACAAGAAATATTCACACAAACCAGTAAAACTATCATAGAGCTAGCTGAAAGTGACGGCGCGATCAGAAAGATCGACAGTAAAACGTTAGAAACACAAACTTCCTTTATATCCATAACAGAAAACAAAACTTTCGAGTACAGAATAGAAGTATCTGGTGCCGcacaaaatttaattagaaacgaTGTCGGTGACTCAGGCGACAACTATCTTGATGTTGTAACCCCACAACAAATATTCCCGACCTCCATCGACGATGGTTCATCAAAATTCGTAACATCCGAAACAGATAACGAAAAGTCTGATGACGGTACCAGTAATAATAGTTCGTGCAGTAACGACAAGCTCGCGGACATAGTCAATGACGATTTCAAAGACAACGACCTGCTATATGACGAGTCAAATGAAGATCGGTACGAGATCACCAGTGAATTTGAACAATCGCCAAATATCAGTGATATGGAGGAAGATTCACTCATGGAAATTAAAGCTAAAGATAGTAAAGTTGACAATGAGAGTGACACCTGCAACACGCCAATATCTGTTGATAATGATGTTGCTGAACTGTACACTAAATTATCTGAAACCGTAGAATTCTACATGCCGAACCAGGAACAAGAAAAGAGACGTATTATTGGGTACTTGACTCCTTTGACTGAGGAGTCAATTGTTAAGAAAGATAGTACAGGGGAAATGGAATGTAGTTCGTCTAACAACATCATAGACCTGACCGCAGACGACAACGACGTGCTGTTCACGAACAATGCTGGAATAAAAGTCAAATTATTCCCCAAAAGTGAATCTAACAAAGAAATTGAAAGTTTCAAGTTGCCCCCCATACAGGGGAACCACAATAACTCTGATGGCAACttgaactttttatttaatggtaaaGGATCGAACAAGAATAGCTCACCGGGTGATGATCGAAGGGACAGGAATCTGAATAGAAATATGGATAGATGGGAGATAGGAACTAAGGATCTGGCGTCAGGAGAGAGTCCACTGATTAGTGGAAGAAGTG ACGCTGAGAGAGCGTCTCACGGGTCCGTGCAGCTGCCCCCAATACATGCGGAAGGACACGGGACGCACAGCCCCAGTAAACTTGATCAGCACTTGAGCAACTCGAGCAAGACAGACGCTGTGTCCTCGGAACCCACCTTGCCAATCAGTATTAAGGAGAAGATCAGAGAGCTGAAGATGAGTCACAGGCCACGAAACTCTTGGACTAATTCTAA TGGATCAGGCAGTAGAAGCGGGTCTCCCAGCACGGTGTCTCCTGATGAGAGCCGGGTGACTGACGCTGCGGAGCGAGGGTGTGAGCTCGTCTGCATTGAGCTGCTCAAGAAACTGCGCTCGCAGTCTTG GTTTGAAGTAGCAGACTCGTTAGAGGACCTTCCTCGTCTGATGGACAAGTTTTGGGGCATCATAGCGGAGCATAGAATTGCAGATCTTATACGACAA GTGACGGCACACGTGGAGTCACCGAGGACGCAGGTAGCGCGCGCCGCCTGCAATACTCTCGCCTCCATACTCAAAAATACCAATTACACAAAGAAACCG GACTTTTACGAAGCAgtgacaatattattaataaagacTGGCAGCTTCAGTCGACCCGTGAGACGTGCTGCCAACGTGGCTCTGGACGATATAGTCTGTGGCGTGGACTTGAGCCATGCAATCACTGCTCTGTGCATACATGGCGCtag TCACAAGAGTGCGCTAGTGCGGTGCGCGGCCGCGCGCCTGCTAGTGGTGTGCTGTGCACTGGGGGGCGGGGGGCGGGACTTGCTGCGCACACGCCCGCCCACCGCCGCCTGCGCACGCAAGCACGCGCTCCGCTCACTCGCTTTGCTGCTTGATGATAAAAGCACTGAAGCCAG AAAATACGCCGAACGTTTGTACTCAATGTTGCGACCGCTTGCAAACTTCGAGGCTTACTACCTAACCGATGTGGACCTGGACACGGCGTCGCGGCAGATGAAGAAATACGACCAGCTGCTGCTGTGCGGCCCGCCGGAGACCAGGTGA
- the LOC118269761 gene encoding phosphopantothenate--cysteine ligase translates to MASSSWEEFFAVHLPPPDFEDNRSLLKEFCERHDQYGNKIVLVTSGGTTVPLEHNTVRFVDNFSAGTRGASSTEYFLEQGYAVIFMHRQKSLEPFTRHFTGQKLLDMLEIQDRGPNTTISVKPDSVDVLAPILLRYKAAHAAGAILHVSFTSVSEYFWLLRAACECLANLGARAVLYLAAAVSDFYIPKDRVPTHKMQSACGAPIIQLHLVPKMLAPLVNLWVPEAYVVSFKLETDENLLIPKARAALEKYKHKMVVANLLQTRHHRVILVSPDISQEIVLTREEVHAGVDIESSIVCEIVRLHGLHMRLAGEAVSPPRSPR, encoded by the exons ATGGCGAGCAGTTCGTGGGAGGAGTTCTTCGCTGTCCACCTGCCTCCGCCGGACTTTGAGGACAACAGGTCCCTGCTGAAGGAGTTCTGCGAGCGACACGACCAGTACGGGAACAAGATTGTACTTGTTACG TCGGGAGGCACGACAGTACCGCTGGAGCACAACACGGTCCGTTTCGTGGACAACTTCAGCGCTGGTACGCGAGGCGCCTCCTCCACGGAGTACTTCCTGGAGCAAGGGTACGCGGTCATCTTCATGCACCGCCAGAAGTCCCTGGAACCGTTCACCAGACACTTCACCGGCCAGAAGCTGCTTGATATGCTCGAAATCCAGGATCGAGGACCTAATACTACGATTTCGG TGAAACCGGACAGCGTAGACGTCCTCGCACCGATCCTGCTCCGCTACAAAGCTGCGCACGCGGCGGGCGCCATCTTGCACGTGTCGTTCACCTCGGTGTCGGAGTACTTCTGGCTGCTGCGCGCGGCCTGCGAGTGTCTGGCCAACCTGGGCGCCAGGGCCGTGCTGTACCTGGCTGCGGCAGTGTCTGACTTCTATATTCCTAAGGATAGAGTG CCGACCCACAAGATGCAATCAGCCTGTGGAGCTCCCATCATCCAGCTGCACTTGGTGCCGAAGATGTTGGCGCCGTTAGTCAACCTGTGGGTCCCGGAGGCCTACGTCGTGTCCTTCAAGCTGGAGACTGATGAGAACCTGCTGATCCCCAAGGCAAGGGCTGCTTTGGAGAAGTATAAGCATAAG ATGGTGGTAGCCAACCTCCTGCAGACGCGCCACCACCGAGTGATCCTGGTGTCTCCCGACATCTCGCAGGAGATCGTGCTTACTAGGGAGGAAGTTCATGCCG GCGTGGACATCGAGTCCTCGATAGTATGCGAGATAGTCCGTCTGCACGGGCTGCACATGCGCCTGGCGGGCGAGGCGGTGtcgccgccgcgctcgccgcGCTGA